In Microbacterium galbinum, a single window of DNA contains:
- a CDS encoding ornithine cyclodeaminase — protein sequence MTAFVGVGDMVEWISRRGAETIMTEMADTIEADFRRWESFDKSERVANHTPFGVIELMPISDPDVYAFKYVNGHPFNPGRGYQTVTAFGVLADVHNGYPVFLAEMTMLTALRTAATSAMVARRLARPDSTTMAMIGAGSQAEFQALAFREVLGVSRLRIYDVDPAASAKFVRNLAPRGFDITVCASASEAAAGADIVTTCTADKAVAQVLTDADVAPGMHINTIGGDCPGKTELDPRILDRGPVFVEYTPQTRVEGEIQNVAADFPVTEFWQVLNGTAAGRTSPEQVTIFDSVGFAIEDFSALRHLRADLVGTGLDTEIDLVAAPEDPKDLFGFATSPVPVA from the coding sequence ATGACCGCGTTCGTCGGAGTGGGTGACATGGTCGAGTGGATCTCGCGCCGCGGAGCCGAGACGATCATGACCGAGATGGCCGACACGATCGAGGCGGACTTCCGCCGGTGGGAGTCGTTCGACAAGAGCGAGCGCGTCGCCAATCACACGCCGTTCGGCGTGATCGAGCTCATGCCGATCAGCGACCCCGACGTGTACGCGTTCAAGTACGTCAACGGCCACCCGTTCAATCCGGGTCGCGGGTATCAGACGGTGACGGCGTTCGGTGTGCTCGCCGATGTGCACAACGGTTACCCGGTGTTCCTCGCCGAGATGACGATGCTCACGGCGCTGCGCACGGCGGCGACGTCGGCGATGGTCGCCCGCAGGCTCGCGCGCCCCGACTCCACCACCATGGCGATGATCGGGGCGGGCAGCCAGGCCGAGTTCCAGGCTCTCGCGTTCCGCGAGGTGCTGGGTGTCTCGCGGTTGCGGATCTACGACGTCGACCCTGCGGCGTCGGCGAAGTTCGTGCGCAACCTCGCCCCGCGCGGGTTCGACATCACGGTGTGCGCGTCGGCGTCGGAGGCCGCCGCCGGCGCCGACATCGTCACGACGTGCACGGCCGACAAGGCGGTCGCGCAGGTGCTGACGGATGCCGATGTCGCCCCGGGCATGCACATCAACACGATCGGCGGCGACTGCCCGGGCAAGACCGAGCTCGACCCGCGGATCCTCGATCGCGGTCCGGTGTTCGTGGAGTACACGCCGCAGACGCGCGTCGAGGGCGAGATCCAGAACGTCGCCGCCGACTTCCCGGTCACGGAGTTCTGGCAGGTGCTGAACGGGACGGCTGCGGGACGCACCTCGCCCGAGCAGGTGACGATCTTCGACTCGGTCGGCTTCGCGATCGAGGACTTCTCGGCGCTGCGCCACCTGCGCGCCGACCTCGTGGGCACGGGGCTGGACACCGAGATCGACCTCGTCGCCGCCCCCGAGGACCCGAAGGACCTCTTCGGCTTCGCGACCTCGCCCGTCCCCGTCGCCTGA
- a CDS encoding amidohydrolase, with amino-acid sequence MTESLTLRDVRPYDGGEPVDVLVRDGVIAEIGPAGTVVPAGEVVEAGGRWIGPGFWDAHVHFTQHVIRRRRLDLTETRTADDVLDIVRRARAEGAPLSDGMLMGYGFRDGLWPVPASLAALEATVSDIPVVLVSGDLHCGWMNRAAAARLGVELDETGLLREGPWIGILHDFDEAAQLPADAYADAASAAAARGVVGIVEYEKTDNIAEWSARTAGGLTSLRTDIAVWPDLLEQVIATGVRTGDIVDEAGLVTFGRLKVVVDGSLNTRTAWCWDPYPGMDPGHPHACGMESVPIPELRRLLERARGAGIEAAVHAIGDRANTEVLDTFQALDMKGVIEHAQLVRDDDFARFAALGQIASVQPEHAMDDRDVADHHWAGRTGRAFAFGSLHRSGATLRLGSDAPVAPLDPWISLSAATARSRGDRDAWHPEQRLPLDVALAASVRTSFAVGQPADLVIGDRDPYASDRDELRSMPVAATLLGGRFTHREL; translated from the coding sequence ATGACCGAGTCCCTCACCCTGCGGGACGTGCGCCCGTACGACGGCGGTGAGCCGGTCGACGTGCTCGTGCGCGACGGAGTGATCGCCGAGATCGGCCCCGCCGGAACGGTCGTACCCGCGGGCGAGGTCGTCGAGGCGGGTGGTCGCTGGATCGGCCCGGGGTTCTGGGACGCGCACGTGCACTTCACGCAGCACGTGATCCGTCGCCGGCGCCTCGACCTCACCGAGACCCGCACCGCCGACGACGTGCTCGACATCGTGCGGCGGGCGCGCGCCGAGGGCGCCCCGCTGAGCGACGGGATGCTGATGGGCTACGGGTTCCGCGACGGGCTGTGGCCCGTGCCCGCCTCGCTCGCGGCCCTCGAGGCCACGGTCAGCGACATCCCGGTCGTGCTCGTGAGCGGCGATCTGCACTGCGGCTGGATGAACCGTGCCGCGGCCGCGCGCCTGGGTGTCGAGCTCGACGAGACGGGGCTGCTGCGCGAGGGGCCGTGGATCGGCATCCTGCATGATTTCGACGAGGCCGCGCAGCTGCCGGCGGATGCCTATGCGGATGCCGCGTCGGCCGCCGCCGCCCGCGGCGTCGTGGGAATCGTCGAGTACGAGAAGACCGACAATATCGCCGAATGGTCGGCGCGCACGGCGGGTGGGCTCACGAGCCTGCGCACCGACATCGCGGTGTGGCCCGACCTGCTCGAACAGGTGATCGCCACGGGCGTCCGCACCGGCGACATCGTCGACGAGGCGGGTCTGGTCACCTTCGGCCGGCTCAAGGTCGTCGTCGACGGCTCGCTGAACACCCGCACCGCCTGGTGCTGGGACCCGTACCCCGGCATGGACCCCGGCCACCCGCACGCCTGCGGCATGGAGAGCGTGCCGATCCCCGAGCTGCGCCGCCTGCTCGAACGCGCCCGCGGCGCCGGTATCGAGGCCGCCGTGCACGCGATCGGCGACCGCGCGAACACCGAGGTGCTCGACACGTTCCAGGCCCTCGACATGAAGGGCGTGATCGAGCACGCCCAGCTCGTGCGAGACGACGACTTCGCCCGCTTCGCCGCGCTCGGCCAGATCGCCAGCGTGCAGCCCGAGCACGCCATGGACGACCGCGACGTCGCCGACCACCACTGGGCGGGCCGCACCGGTCGCGCCTTCGCGTTCGGTTCGCTGCACCGCTCGGGCGCGACCCTGCGCCTGGGCTCGGATGCCCCGGTCGCCCCGCTCGACCCGTGGATCTCGCTCAGCGCGGCCACCGCGCGCAGCCGCGGCGACCGCGACGCCTGGCACCCCGAACAGCGTCTTCCGCTCGACGTGGCGCTCGCGGCATCCGTTCGTACCTCGTTCGCCGTCGGGCAGCCCGCCGACCTCGTGATCGGCGACCGCGACCCCTACGCGAGCGACCGCGACGAACTGCGGTCCATGCCCGTCGCCGCCACCCTGCTCGGCGGCCGCTTCACCCACCGGGAGCTGTGA
- a CDS encoding amidohydrolase, which produces MTTFTNGRVFTGESETAFASAFRVVDGIVDWVGDAADVTDADAVDLGGRTVLPGLLDSHTHPALLAGTAAAAECFPPAVLSADDLVRVLDAHAATISGADAWVLGRGFDDTKFPEGRMPTAADLDRIATDRPALVWRCDAHSAVCNTRALEIAGITATTVDPEGARFERDADGNPNGVLTEIAAVNVVAAFIPAQSRDEQIDAIVAIGDELASRGIVAVCDLLSSRIDRPLETFRAAAERGLRTRVALYPGWDPEAPLGELTDDDRTGPIRIAGVKVVLDGAYSNRTAWVHEAYPDSCDHGLRLVDDADVLAAGDWARRNGVQLAVHAMGDRALDRVVELFEDQEPWLDGIPSVRIEHATIVSDAYLARLGSGRMSFGIATHTVFFFAEYDGYEKALRVEQVPDAYPIARLYAGLEPLALSSDRPATAWSGADDVMLSVEAAVRRRTYNGIEFGAEAAITVPQALLLYTSRAASLSPLEGVGRLVPGLDGSFAVLDRDVFTVPDDEIASVRVAETWIRGERVFVR; this is translated from the coding sequence ATGACCACTTTCACCAACGGCCGTGTGTTCACGGGCGAGAGCGAGACCGCGTTCGCCTCGGCGTTCCGCGTCGTCGACGGGATCGTCGACTGGGTCGGCGATGCGGCGGACGTGACCGATGCGGATGCCGTCGACCTCGGCGGCCGCACCGTGCTGCCCGGACTGCTCGACAGTCACACGCACCCCGCGCTGCTCGCCGGAACCGCGGCGGCCGCGGAGTGCTTCCCGCCCGCCGTGCTCAGCGCCGACGACCTCGTGCGCGTGCTCGACGCGCACGCCGCGACGATCAGCGGGGCGGATGCCTGGGTGCTGGGGCGCGGATTCGACGACACCAAATTCCCGGAGGGGCGGATGCCGACGGCCGCCGACCTCGACCGCATCGCCACCGATCGCCCGGCGCTGGTCTGGCGCTGCGACGCGCACTCGGCCGTCTGCAACACCCGCGCGCTCGAGATCGCCGGCATCACCGCCACGACGGTCGACCCCGAGGGGGCGCGGTTCGAACGCGACGCCGACGGCAACCCGAACGGGGTGCTCACCGAGATCGCGGCGGTCAACGTGGTGGCAGCCTTCATCCCGGCGCAGAGCCGCGACGAGCAGATCGATGCGATCGTGGCGATCGGCGACGAGCTCGCCTCACGCGGCATCGTGGCGGTCTGCGACCTGCTGTCGTCGCGCATCGACCGCCCGCTCGAGACCTTCCGCGCCGCCGCCGAGCGCGGCCTGCGCACCCGCGTCGCTCTGTACCCGGGGTGGGACCCGGAGGCGCCCCTCGGGGAGCTGACCGACGACGACCGCACCGGGCCGATCCGCATCGCGGGCGTGAAGGTCGTGCTCGACGGCGCGTACTCCAACCGCACCGCCTGGGTGCACGAGGCCTACCCCGACTCCTGCGACCACGGCCTGCGTCTCGTCGACGACGCCGACGTGCTCGCGGCCGGCGACTGGGCCCGCCGCAACGGCGTGCAGCTCGCCGTGCACGCGATGGGCGACCGGGCGCTCGACCGCGTCGTGGAGCTGTTCGAGGATCAGGAGCCGTGGCTCGACGGCATCCCCTCGGTGCGCATCGAGCACGCGACGATCGTGAGCGACGCGTATCTCGCGCGACTGGGATCGGGGCGGATGTCGTTCGGCATCGCCACGCACACGGTGTTCTTCTTCGCCGAGTACGACGGGTACGAGAAGGCGCTGCGCGTCGAGCAGGTGCCGGATGCCTACCCGATCGCGCGCCTGTACGCGGGGCTCGAGCCGCTGGCACTGTCGTCGGACCGGCCGGCCACCGCGTGGAGCGGAGCCGACGATGTGATGCTCTCGGTCGAGGCCGCCGTGCGGCGCCGCACCTACAACGGCATCGAGTTCGGCGCCGAGGCGGCGATCACCGTGCCGCAGGCGCTGCTGCTGTACACCTCGCGGGCGGCTTCGCTGTCGCCGCTGGAGGGTGTCGGGCGCCTCGTACCGGGGCTCGACGGCAGCTTCGCCGTGCTCGACCGCGACGTCTTCACGGTGCCCGACGACGAGATCGCCTCCGTGCGCGTGGCCGAGACCTGGATCCGCGGCGAGCGGGTGTTCGTGCGCTGA
- a CDS encoding CaiB/BaiF CoA transferase family protein gives MTDGDFRPLEGVRVIDFTRLLAGPYATMTLAELGADVIKVEQPGIGDETRHWGPPFVHGASAYFHAINRGKRSIALDLADPADRETAHALIGTADVVVESFRPGVADRLGIGADAMRERFPRLVYASISGFSQEGPLAAEPGTAVAVEAESGLMHVTGYEGADPVRSGVAMVDIATGMSMINGVLAALLERGRTGVGRRLEFSLFATALSSLGTVIAATSAGGPPSKPWGSSHPSIVPYRAFAASDGHVVLGATNDAMFARLVAALDLGAVLGGPEWAGNRARVEGRDELERILAARVGSLPLETVVGCLQAARVLVARVRTPEAAARGPQADALGLIEHDDGVSIARSALGTNGTVRLARAPGLDADGPALRAELGR, from the coding sequence ATGACTGACGGAGATTTCCGGCCGCTCGAGGGCGTGCGCGTGATCGACTTCACCCGGCTGCTCGCCGGGCCGTACGCGACCATGACCCTCGCCGAGCTCGGCGCCGACGTGATCAAGGTCGAGCAGCCGGGCATCGGCGACGAGACCCGGCACTGGGGTCCGCCGTTCGTGCACGGGGCGAGCGCGTACTTCCACGCGATCAACCGCGGCAAGCGCAGCATCGCGCTCGACCTGGCCGACCCCGCCGATCGCGAAACGGCGCACGCGCTGATCGGCACGGCGGATGTCGTGGTCGAGAGCTTCCGCCCGGGCGTCGCCGACCGACTGGGGATCGGTGCCGACGCGATGCGCGAACGGTTCCCGCGGCTGGTCTACGCCTCGATCAGCGGCTTCTCGCAGGAGGGCCCGCTCGCGGCCGAACCGGGCACCGCGGTGGCGGTCGAGGCCGAGTCCGGGCTCATGCACGTGACCGGGTACGAGGGAGCCGATCCCGTGCGTTCCGGGGTGGCGATGGTCGACATCGCGACCGGGATGTCGATGATCAACGGCGTGCTCGCCGCTCTTCTCGAACGCGGGCGCACCGGTGTCGGCCGTCGGCTGGAGTTCTCGCTGTTCGCGACCGCGCTGAGTTCGCTGGGCACGGTGATCGCCGCGACATCGGCCGGCGGACCCCCCTCGAAGCCGTGGGGCAGTTCGCACCCGTCGATCGTGCCGTACCGCGCGTTCGCGGCATCCGATGGTCATGTCGTGCTCGGCGCGACCAACGACGCGATGTTCGCGCGTCTCGTGGCGGCGCTCGACCTCGGTGCCGTGCTCGGTGGGCCGGAGTGGGCGGGCAACCGGGCACGGGTGGAGGGGCGCGACGAGCTCGAGCGCATCCTGGCCGCGCGGGTGGGATCGTTGCCGCTCGAGACGGTGGTCGGATGCCTGCAGGCGGCGCGTGTGCTCGTGGCGCGCGTGCGCACCCCCGAGGCGGCGGCCCGCGGCCCGCAGGCGGATGCTCTCGGCTTGATCGAGCACGACGACGGGGTGTCGATAGCCCGGTCGGCGCTCGGCACCAACGGCACGGTGCGGCTGGCACGCGCGCCCGGTCTCGACGCCGACGGCCCGGCGCTCCGCGCGGAGCTCGGTCGCTGA
- a CDS encoding PucR family transcriptional regulator produces MAQYTLRDLRDDADRLGLRSHAGPVDDRQIVRVDLAAVDRLDALATGTLAIIDGEEQPPPFRIDVALRQASARGLAGLVFTAPLTLAETARVLAERAGVPVFSAVGVGAADLAKTIDRAISGGASEAMMRGAHAIALATEAAASADSTTESILSVAGGALGVALSIAPDQAVAWTDADAVFIGEVLIGRLVADRTDGATEVSLPVIASLLSRVAQRQSRDRFAPTQSRADLLVELVLAEPSRAEGFVAQAARLGLPLPQSHAVAWLAPTGTTDPDARAPRSVQPALELFALQLVEAREEMWHVAFLQDDLLLVCTEEHGAGDHQRRVREVAMLIQERAQEIAGSDWAYTLGLGTPQVGALGLRQSAAEARIAAESAIAAGRLGGVELTDVTGLRRVLLDVYASPISRELLHDILRPLDDLGPERALQSVRTLLVYLAHEGSLVHAGRELMLHPNGVGYRMRRIRELLGIDLADPDARFAVELACRVRLLGAG; encoded by the coding sequence ATGGCACAGTACACACTGCGGGATCTGCGTGATGACGCCGACCGACTCGGGCTGCGCTCGCACGCCGGCCCCGTCGACGACCGGCAGATCGTGCGCGTCGACCTCGCCGCCGTCGACCGCCTCGACGCCCTCGCCACCGGCACCCTCGCGATCATCGACGGCGAGGAGCAGCCACCGCCCTTCCGCATCGACGTCGCCCTGCGGCAGGCCAGCGCCCGCGGCCTCGCCGGCCTCGTCTTCACCGCCCCGCTCACACTCGCCGAGACCGCGCGCGTGCTCGCCGAGCGTGCCGGCGTACCCGTGTTCTCGGCCGTGGGCGTGGGCGCCGCCGACCTCGCGAAGACCATCGACCGGGCCATCTCGGGCGGGGCGTCGGAGGCGATGATGCGCGGCGCGCACGCGATCGCCCTCGCGACCGAGGCCGCGGCATCCGCAGACAGCACGACCGAGAGCATCCTGTCGGTCGCCGGCGGCGCTCTCGGGGTCGCCCTGTCGATCGCCCCCGACCAGGCCGTGGCGTGGACCGATGCGGATGCGGTGTTCATCGGCGAGGTGCTCATCGGGCGCCTCGTGGCGGATCGCACCGACGGCGCGACCGAGGTGTCGCTGCCCGTGATCGCCTCGCTGCTCTCGCGCGTCGCGCAACGGCAGAGCCGCGACCGGTTCGCCCCCACGCAGTCGCGCGCCGACCTGCTCGTCGAACTCGTACTCGCCGAGCCCTCGCGCGCCGAGGGCTTCGTCGCCCAGGCCGCGCGTCTCGGGCTGCCCCTCCCCCAGTCGCACGCGGTCGCCTGGCTCGCCCCGACGGGCACGACCGACCCCGACGCCCGGGCGCCGCGCAGTGTGCAACCCGCGCTCGAACTGTTCGCGCTGCAGCTCGTCGAGGCGCGAGAGGAGATGTGGCACGTCGCCTTCCTGCAGGACGACCTGCTGCTCGTGTGCACCGAGGAGCACGGGGCCGGCGACCATCAGCGCCGCGTGCGCGAGGTCGCGATGCTCATCCAGGAGCGGGCGCAGGAGATCGCCGGCTCCGACTGGGCCTACACGCTCGGGCTCGGCACCCCGCAGGTCGGCGCGCTGGGACTGCGGCAGTCGGCGGCCGAGGCGCGCATCGCGGCCGAGTCGGCGATCGCCGCCGGGCGCCTCGGCGGGGTCGAGCTCACCGATGTCACGGGCCTGCGGCGGGTGCTGCTCGACGTCTACGCCTCGCCGATCAGCCGCGAACTGCTGCACGACATCCTGCGTCCGCTCGACGACCTCGGCCCCGAGCGCGCGCTGCAGTCGGTGCGCACCCTGCTCGTGTACCTCGCCCACGAGGGGTCGCTCGTGCACGCCGGCCGCGAGCTCATGCTGCACCCGAACGGCGTGGGGTACCGGATGCGGCGCATCCGCGAGCTGCTCGGCATCGATCTCGCCGATCCCGACGCCCGCTTCGCCGTCGAGCTCGCCTGCCGCGTGAGGTTGCTCGGCGCCGGGTAG
- a CDS encoding DUF917 domain-containing protein, with the protein MAQTSSVARTAAPITEITADDIAALGVGTAIFGTGGGGAVYTSQIMVETALREHGPVRLVQVDDLGAADVVILMSGIGAPTVGIEMLAAKDQIHALLAEAERLLGRKVTTLMAAEIGGSNGVQPIGWAARLGLQILDADGMGRAFPDAAMVAMNVAGVPCAWAVQSDVVGNISVMKTVDLHWLERHARALTVASGSICIGAHYPMTADQVKGSVIEGTVSAAIRVGHALMSSSDPVAAVAAELDARVLMTGKITDLDRRTVGGFVRGSVTITGTGADRGRLQRLELQNENLLVLEDGEVLVSVPDLITIIDAETGHAITTEMLRFGQRVSVLAWACDPIWRTPRGLELAGPLAFGYDLPYVPFEGATR; encoded by the coding sequence ATGGCCCAGACTTCCTCCGTCGCACGCACCGCGGCTCCGATCACCGAGATCACGGCAGACGACATCGCCGCGCTCGGCGTCGGCACTGCGATCTTCGGCACCGGCGGCGGTGGCGCCGTCTACACCTCGCAGATCATGGTCGAGACCGCGCTGCGCGAGCACGGCCCCGTGCGCCTGGTGCAGGTCGACGACCTCGGCGCCGCCGACGTCGTCATCCTGATGTCGGGCATCGGCGCCCCGACGGTCGGCATCGAGATGCTGGCCGCGAAGGACCAGATCCACGCGCTGCTCGCCGAGGCCGAGAGGCTGCTCGGCCGCAAGGTCACGACACTCATGGCGGCCGAGATCGGGGGAAGCAACGGCGTGCAGCCGATCGGCTGGGCCGCCCGCCTCGGCCTGCAGATCCTCGACGCCGACGGCATGGGCCGCGCGTTCCCGGATGCCGCGATGGTGGCGATGAACGTCGCCGGCGTCCCCTGCGCATGGGCCGTGCAGAGCGACGTCGTCGGGAACATCTCGGTCATGAAGACGGTCGACCTGCACTGGCTCGAGCGTCACGCCCGCGCCCTCACCGTCGCGAGCGGCTCGATCTGCATCGGCGCGCACTACCCGATGACCGCCGACCAGGTGAAGGGCTCGGTCATCGAGGGCACGGTGAGCGCCGCTATCCGCGTCGGCCACGCCCTGATGTCGTCGTCCGATCCGGTCGCCGCCGTCGCGGCCGAGCTCGACGCCCGGGTGCTCATGACCGGCAAGATCACCGACCTCGACCGCCGCACCGTCGGCGGGTTCGTGCGCGGCTCGGTGACGATCACCGGCACCGGCGCCGACCGGGGCCGCCTGCAGCGCCTCGAGCTGCAGAACGAGAACCTGCTCGTGCTCGAAGACGGCGAGGTGCTGGTGAGCGTCCCCGACCTCATCACGATCATCGACGCCGAGACCGGCCACGCGATCACCACCGAGATGCTGCGCTTCGGCCAGCGCGTCTCGGTGCTCGCGTGGGCCTGCGACCCGATCTGGCGCACGCCCCGCGGCCTCGAGCTCGCCGGGCCCCTGGCCTTCGGCTACGACTTGCCGTACGTCCCGTTCGAAGGAGCGACCCGATGA
- a CDS encoding hydantoinase/oxoprolinase family protein, translating into MTARDLSIGVDVGGTNTDAVVLDGDGRVLAWTKRATTDDITGGIRAGIRDVLAAIGDDRSRVSRVMLGTTHATNAIVQRRQLDRVAMIRLGAPAATEYPPLTGWPDDLVRMVLAGATMLGGGHMVDGTPIAPLDRDGILRFVDGLDDFDAIAVAGIFSPSSPEQELEVADLLRGHLGQDTRVFLSQDIGPTGLLERENATLLNAALYSVARSVTEALVTVVAEEGLDATTFFAQNDGTLMSLDYAAQYPVLTIGSGPANSIRGAAYLSGHDDAIVIDVGGTTSDLGVVVGGFPRESTLPREIGGVRTNFRMPDILSVGIGGGTIVDVASGRVGPDSVGYRIDREGLLFGGSTPTLTDAAALAGSPVAGRTLPGLSSQVTEALEQALAKVADRLEEAVERLSLGRMDIPLVVVGGGGFLVPDSLASAGSILRPDHGGVANAVGAAISLAGGRADQMAPMGDRDQAIEQASEAAIAKAIQAGADPLQVSIVEVLETHVPYTAQPTVNVTVKAAGPLARLSAEVPVR; encoded by the coding sequence ATGACCGCCCGCGACCTCTCCATCGGCGTCGACGTCGGCGGCACGAACACCGACGCGGTCGTGCTCGACGGCGACGGCCGGGTGCTCGCGTGGACCAAGCGCGCCACGACCGATGACATCACCGGCGGCATCCGCGCCGGCATCCGCGACGTGCTCGCCGCGATCGGCGACGACCGCTCCCGTGTCTCGCGCGTCATGCTCGGCACGACCCACGCGACCAACGCGATCGTGCAGCGCCGCCAGCTCGACCGGGTCGCGATGATCCGCCTCGGTGCGCCGGCCGCGACCGAGTACCCGCCGCTGACCGGCTGGCCCGACGACCTCGTGCGCATGGTGCTCGCCGGCGCCACGATGCTCGGCGGCGGCCACATGGTCGACGGCACCCCGATCGCCCCGCTCGACCGCGACGGCATCCTGCGCTTCGTCGACGGCCTCGACGACTTCGATGCGATCGCCGTGGCGGGCATCTTCAGCCCCTCGTCGCCCGAGCAGGAGCTCGAGGTCGCCGACCTTCTGCGCGGCCACCTGGGGCAGGACACCCGGGTGTTCCTCAGCCAGGACATCGGCCCGACGGGTCTGCTCGAGCGTGAGAACGCGACGCTCCTCAACGCCGCGCTCTACAGCGTCGCCCGGTCGGTGACCGAAGCGCTGGTGACGGTCGTCGCCGAGGAGGGTCTCGACGCGACCACCTTCTTCGCCCAGAACGACGGCACCCTGATGTCGCTCGACTACGCCGCGCAGTACCCCGTGCTCACGATCGGATCGGGCCCCGCGAACTCCATCCGCGGCGCCGCGTACCTCTCGGGCCACGACGACGCGATCGTGATCGACGTGGGCGGCACGACCTCCGACCTCGGGGTGGTCGTGGGCGGTTTCCCCCGTGAGTCGACGCTGCCGCGCGAGATCGGCGGGGTGCGCACGAACTTCCGGATGCCCGACATCCTCAGCGTCGGCATCGGCGGCGGCACGATCGTCGACGTCGCCTCGGGCCGCGTCGGCCCGGACTCGGTCGGCTACCGCATCGACCGGGAGGGCCTGCTGTTCGGCGGCTCCACCCCGACGCTGACGGATGCCGCGGCACTCGCCGGCAGCCCCGTCGCCGGTCGTACGCTGCCCGGGCTGTCGTCGCAGGTGACCGAGGCGCTCGAGCAGGCGCTCGCGAAGGTCGCCGATCGTCTGGAGGAGGCCGTCGAACGCCTCTCCCTCGGCCGCATGGACATCCCCCTCGTCGTCGTCGGCGGCGGCGGATTCCTCGTTCCCGACAGCCTCGCGAGCGCCGGCAGCATCCTGCGTCCCGACCACGGCGGCGTCGCCAACGCCGTCGGCGCGGCGATCTCGCTCGCCGGCGGCCGAGCCGATCAGATGGCCCCGATGGGCGATCGCGACCAGGCGATCGAGCAGGCATCCGAAGCCGCCATCGCGAAGGCGATCCAGGCCGGCGCCGACCCGCTGCAGGTGTCGATCGTCGAGGTCCTCGAGACGCACGTTCCCTACACCGCCCAGCCCACCGTCAACGTGACGGTCAAGGCCGCAGGCCCGCTCGCGCGGCTCTCGGCCGAGGTTCCGGTCCGCTGA